One Photobacterium sp. TY1-4 genomic window carries:
- a CDS encoding TldD/PmbA family protein encodes MADQQTLQHAIDQVLDRVTAAGADADVIASSSNNFSLKANAGELDEYKVTSGQVIGVRVIKDQRIATSYSESLEPASLDMMVEQALQNARFTKPDEHQTIRCHDSQLTTTAEEIYQQDEASVDDKIALALSLESGVVAKPNASSAPYNGFGESDSRIILANTRGTLCQHQERSTYCYAYTLYEQDGKQSMHGGMSSGRRFDELDPAYCINHGYETAKALLDGAPIATGNYPVIFDLSCLSSLFGAFGMCLSGHAAMKGINPWRDALQTQVASPLLTISDIAYLQGGSAIKAFDSEGYATTDTILIGEGQLQSLLHNSHTASFFGIENTANASRSAKGGLGVSSRHTVVATGASSEAEITSGEYLELVELQGVHSGADAVSGDFSFGASGFLCRDGQRIQPVRGITVAGNFYQMLKAIDAVGDTLQNDYERDFFAPKIRFAKLSIAGK; translated from the coding sequence ATGGCCGATCAACAAACGCTTCAACACGCCATCGATCAGGTTCTGGATCGCGTGACCGCTGCCGGTGCCGACGCCGATGTGATTGCCAGCAGCAGCAACAACTTTTCCCTCAAAGCCAATGCCGGTGAGCTGGATGAGTACAAAGTGACCTCAGGCCAGGTGATTGGGGTTCGGGTGATCAAAGATCAACGGATTGCCACCAGCTATTCGGAATCGCTTGAGCCCGCCAGCCTGGACATGATGGTCGAGCAGGCACTGCAAAATGCCCGCTTTACCAAACCGGACGAGCACCAGACAATTCGCTGTCACGATAGCCAGCTGACCACCACCGCTGAGGAAATCTACCAGCAAGACGAGGCCAGCGTGGATGACAAGATCGCCCTCGCCCTGTCGCTGGAAAGCGGTGTCGTGGCCAAGCCGAATGCTTCGTCCGCGCCGTATAACGGCTTTGGCGAGTCCGACAGTCGGATTATTCTGGCCAATACCCGCGGGACGCTGTGTCAGCACCAGGAGCGTTCGACATACTGCTACGCCTACACTCTGTATGAGCAGGACGGCAAACAGTCGATGCACGGCGGCATGTCTTCCGGCCGTCGATTTGACGAACTGGACCCAGCCTACTGCATCAACCATGGTTACGAAACGGCCAAAGCCCTGCTGGATGGCGCGCCGATTGCCACCGGCAACTACCCGGTGATTTTTGACCTCAGTTGCCTGAGCAGCCTGTTTGGCGCATTTGGTATGTGCCTCTCCGGCCATGCGGCGATGAAAGGGATCAACCCGTGGCGAGATGCCTTACAAACCCAGGTTGCCAGCCCGCTGCTGACGATTTCAGATATTGCTTATCTTCAAGGCGGCTCCGCGATTAAAGCATTCGACAGCGAAGGGTATGCAACAACGGACACCATCCTCATCGGCGAAGGCCAGCTGCAAAGCCTGCTGCACAACAGCCATACCGCCAGCTTCTTCGGCATTGAGAACACCGCCAATGCATCGCGCTCGGCTAAGGGCGGTTTAGGCGTTTCCTCACGCCATACCGTGGTAGCGACCGGCGCCAGCTCTGAGGCAGAAATTACGTCGGGCGAATATCTGGAACTGGTGGAATTGCAGGGCGTACATTCCGGCGCAGATGCGGTCAGTGGCGACTTCTCCTTTGGTGCCAGCGGCTTCCTGTGCCGCGACGGCCAACGCATTCAGCCGGTCCGTGGCATCACAGTTGCCGGGAACTTCTACCAAATGCTGAAAGCAATCGACGCCGTCGGCGACACGCTGCAAAACGATTACGAGCGTGATTTCTTTGCGCCGAAAATCCGCTTTGCCAAGCTGAGCATTGCCGGGAAGTAA
- a CDS encoding TldD/PmbA family protein has product MLNPATAKAVIDHALFLGADFAELFVEHHQSSSVELISGDIDKVNSGIDFGIGVRLFFGHKVLYGYTNSTDEEELKRVTSLLAAKDKRDQIAQAGALNLSRYTDRHQCQLPLTQGANLDAKIAFLRDTDQAARDEDEKISQFIGRILQREQQIEIFNSTGLHIGDTRHYTRVAATAIAQNGNEQSTGFESPGALTGWEFNTRLDARELGQQVAKQAMVKLYAEHCPSGEMPVIIGNGFGGVIFHEACGHLLETTSVAKKASVFHDKMGEMIANPVVSAVDDGTMNHEWGSINIDDEGMETQRTQLIKDGKLTSFMVDQMGARKTGFAPTGSGRRESYKYAPTSRMRNTFIEPGDSSLDAMIASVERGIFAKKMGGGSVQPGTGEFNFAVQEAYLVENGQITKPLKSATLISTGPKVLKEISMVGQDFALAAGMCGSVSGSVPTTVGQPALKVDNILVGGGN; this is encoded by the coding sequence CAGTCGAGCTGATTTCCGGCGATATCGACAAGGTCAATTCCGGTATCGACTTTGGTATCGGTGTCCGCCTGTTCTTCGGCCACAAAGTCCTGTACGGCTATACCAACAGTACCGACGAAGAAGAACTGAAACGCGTGACCAGCCTGCTGGCCGCCAAAGATAAACGCGATCAGATTGCCCAGGCCGGCGCATTAAACCTCAGCCGCTACACGGATCGCCACCAGTGTCAGCTACCGCTCACGCAAGGCGCCAACCTCGACGCCAAGATTGCTTTTCTGCGCGATACCGATCAGGCTGCGCGCGACGAAGATGAGAAGATCTCCCAGTTTATCGGTCGTATTCTGCAACGGGAGCAGCAAATCGAAATCTTCAACTCAACCGGGCTGCATATCGGCGATACCCGCCACTATACCCGCGTTGCCGCCACTGCGATTGCCCAAAACGGCAACGAGCAGTCAACCGGCTTTGAATCGCCGGGCGCGCTGACCGGCTGGGAATTCAATACCCGGCTGGATGCCCGCGAGCTGGGCCAGCAAGTTGCCAAACAGGCGATGGTGAAGCTGTATGCGGAACACTGCCCGTCAGGTGAAATGCCGGTGATTATCGGTAACGGCTTCGGCGGCGTGATCTTTCACGAAGCCTGTGGCCACTTGCTGGAGACCACTTCGGTGGCCAAGAAAGCCTCGGTGTTCCATGACAAGATGGGCGAAATGATTGCCAACCCGGTGGTCAGCGCTGTCGATGACGGCACCATGAACCACGAGTGGGGCTCAATCAACATCGATGACGAAGGCATGGAAACTCAGCGCACCCAACTGATTAAAGACGGTAAGCTGACCAGCTTCATGGTCGATCAGATGGGAGCGCGCAAAACCGGGTTTGCACCGACCGGCTCAGGCCGTCGTGAATCCTACAAATATGCGCCGACCTCGCGGATGCGCAATACCTTTATCGAACCGGGTGACAGCTCCCTCGATGCGATGATTGCCAGTGTCGAGCGCGGTATCTTTGCCAAGAAAATGGGCGGCGGCTCGGTCCAGCCGGGCACCGGCGAGTTTAACTTTGCCGTGCAGGAAGCCTATCTGGTCGAAAACGGCCAGATCACCAAACCACTCAAATCCGCCACCCTGATCAGCACCGGGCCGAAAGTGCTGAAAGAGATCAGCATGGTCGGTCAGGACTTCGCGCTGGCCGCCGGGATGTGCGGCTCGGTCAGTGGCTCAGTGCCGACCACCGTCGGTCAGCCCGCCCTGAAAGTCGATAACATTCTTGTCGGTGGAGGTAACTAA